One Pleurocapsa sp. PCC 7327 DNA segment encodes these proteins:
- a CDS encoding response regulator, whose product MVSGKFSSPEPNEVDLAELQLQQELRAMFEVDSQKYLQDYLNLVQCLDPLSWTRDIQELYRVIHTIKGSSVTVGADAILQVATVLEDLLSDLRHLNPAPPLEDGCLGQMLLEAGELLAGSLQVRMAGEEALKAVQPAIQRIQTLREEVKQLYLPEWNEQRLLHQEFAEQGFDLVVLDLEMALERLPQQGTVGDETVAVARQTLDQLAEIGNDLEFASGWTELLDRCQSLLSRPSVKAWRTQWTNYLNALKESARQGGKFVEPALSETDDSDSSERSAIDPSQFDCEDCSLEPLVENLDSEWREPKLAADELVDWDIDELSQAADALAQLDWEALSEEAPKPASDIENASSPETSDDWLELVAPPSARLDAPQSTTESAAPDAIARTENQTNEIQIPVPLSRLEHTSQSLVETLLTARASQGFYQNLQTQLTQLLALAKESAQYITRLRQLQDDYALLDSLKRSSNSAEAPILERYRQGYTTINRLLETSLRLSELGAEAEKTALLAAGSLESLDRNILRLRQTVEQSRLVPFKNLAFRSRAIVRDLIVRFGKPARLVVEGEKVELDAGTSSKLEPVLLHLIRNAYDHGLESPEERANRGKPEQGTITISLKRRGNAYLLDVGDDGRGIEAEAIRQSARAKGLPLTSTQTPAELLAVICQPGFSSKTDVSEVSGRGVGMDVVASQVASLGGRLSLMTQPSIGTIFEIQFPVPQLLVSCVLLQAGDRTFAIPSQDIIKTTILGNLQATKTSDPNAICSWKIQQEDETLLGLDLLEYWQPQAAERSLPDTAVCLYVHPAQQYRGIWILADDLLGQTELLITPLPSPLVAPIALLGASLQPDGSPIPVIDAATLAEVLLEDPERIAKPLPERTLATKTTTVPTQPTRQEVAQLTRSILVVDDAALMRRRLEASLTAYGYAVSTCADGQEAWNWLQTHPAPAMLITDIEMPNMDGFTLIDRARRIGITIPIIVVSSRLAEEWSQEARRVGATDYLTKGFSTAELINKVKSLLDSSDRAESKNL is encoded by the coding sequence ATGGTATCAGGCAAATTTTCATCCCCAGAACCCAACGAGGTCGATCTCGCCGAACTTCAATTGCAGCAAGAACTGCGTGCCATGTTCGAGGTCGATAGCCAGAAGTATCTTCAAGATTATTTGAATCTGGTACAATGTCTCGATCCGCTCTCTTGGACGAGGGATATTCAAGAGCTATATCGAGTTATCCATACCATCAAAGGCAGCTCGGTGACTGTCGGTGCGGATGCCATCTTGCAGGTTGCTACCGTCCTAGAAGACCTGCTTTCTGACCTGCGTCACCTAAATCCCGCCCCACCTCTGGAGGATGGATGCTTGGGGCAGATGCTGCTAGAAGCCGGGGAACTTTTGGCGGGTAGCTTGCAGGTTCGAATGGCTGGAGAGGAAGCCTTAAAAGCCGTACAGCCTGCCATACAGCGAATTCAAACCCTGCGAGAGGAAGTCAAGCAACTTTATTTGCCAGAGTGGAACGAGCAGCGCCTACTCCACCAAGAATTTGCCGAACAGGGATTCGATCTGGTCGTACTGGATTTGGAAATGGCATTAGAGCGGCTGCCCCAGCAAGGAACGGTCGGTGATGAGACCGTGGCAGTGGCTCGGCAAACCCTGGACCAATTAGCAGAGATCGGTAACGATCTCGAATTTGCTAGCGGTTGGACGGAATTGCTCGATCGCTGCCAATCTCTCTTGAGTCGTCCCAGCGTCAAGGCATGGCGTACTCAGTGGACGAACTACTTGAACGCCTTGAAAGAATCTGCTCGCCAAGGCGGTAAATTCGTCGAGCCTGCTTTGTCTGAGACGGATGACTCAGATTCTTCAGAGCGCTCGGCGATCGATCCCTCTCAATTCGACTGTGAAGATTGCTCGCTCGAACCTCTAGTGGAGAACCTCGATTCAGAATGGCGCGAACCGAAGCTTGCCGCCGACGAGTTAGTCGATTGGGATATAGACGAGTTGAGTCAAGCCGCCGATGCCTTGGCTCAATTAGATTGGGAAGCGCTGAGCGAAGAAGCACCGAAACCAGCCTCAGATATCGAGAATGCATCTTCTCCTGAAACCTCGGACGACTGGCTGGAATTAGTTGCGCCGCCATCCGCGCGGTTGGATGCCCCCCAATCTACTACAGAAAGCGCGGCACCCGATGCGATCGCTCGTACCGAAAACCAGACCAATGAGATTCAGATTCCGGTTCCCTTAAGTCGCTTAGAGCACACCTCTCAAAGCTTGGTAGAAACCCTATTGACCGCCCGCGCTTCTCAAGGATTCTATCAAAATCTACAGACTCAGCTAACCCAGCTCTTGGCGCTGGCAAAAGAAAGCGCTCAATACATCACCCGTCTGCGACAACTGCAAGACGATTATGCTTTGCTCGATAGCCTTAAAAGGAGTAGTAATTCTGCCGAAGCTCCGATCCTAGAGCGCTATCGCCAAGGTTACACCACTATTAACCGCCTCCTCGAAACGAGTTTGCGTTTGTCAGAACTGGGAGCAGAGGCGGAAAAGACTGCCCTGCTCGCGGCGGGCAGTTTGGAAAGCCTGGATCGAAACATTCTGCGCCTGCGGCAAACTGTCGAGCAAAGTAGGCTTGTCCCCTTTAAAAACCTTGCCTTCCGCTCCAGAGCTATTGTGAGGGATCTAATCGTTCGTTTTGGCAAACCAGCCCGACTGGTCGTCGAAGGAGAAAAGGTCGAACTCGATGCCGGAACCAGCTCAAAATTAGAGCCAGTCTTATTGCATTTAATCCGCAACGCTTACGACCACGGACTGGAAAGCCCCGAAGAGCGAGCCAATCGCGGCAAGCCAGAACAGGGAACTATTACCATTTCGCTCAAACGAAGAGGCAACGCCTATCTGCTAGACGTAGGAGATGACGGTCGGGGAATCGAGGCTGAGGCAATTCGGCAATCTGCCCGGGCAAAAGGATTGCCGTTAACCAGCACCCAAACGCCCGCTGAGTTGCTGGCAGTCATCTGTCAGCCCGGTTTCAGTTCCAAAACCGACGTGAGCGAGGTCTCCGGGCGGGGCGTGGGGATGGATGTAGTTGCCAGTCAGGTTGCCAGTTTGGGAGGACGCTTGAGTCTGATGACCCAACCCAGTATCGGTACGATCTTTGAAATCCAGTTCCCGGTGCCGCAACTCTTGGTATCCTGCGTGCTGCTACAAGCAGGCGATCGCACCTTTGCTATTCCCAGCCAAGACATTATTAAAACGACCATCTTAGGCAATCTACAGGCAACCAAAACCAGCGATCCAAATGCGATCTGCTCCTGGAAGATTCAACAAGAAGATGAAACCCTATTGGGACTCGATTTGCTCGAATACTGGCAGCCTCAAGCTGCCGAACGGTCTTTACCAGATACGGCAGTTTGTCTGTACGTGCATCCCGCCCAGCAGTACCGGGGAATATGGATCTTAGCCGATGATTTGTTGGGGCAGACCGAGTTACTCATTACGCCTCTGCCTTCGCCGCTCGTCGCTCCAATTGCGCTGCTGGGAGCGAGCTTGCAACCCGATGGCTCCCCGATCCCCGTCATAGACGCAGCAACCCTAGCAGAAGTCTTGCTAGAGGATCCAGAGCGAATAGCTAAGCCGTTACCCGAACGGACACTTGCGACTAAGACAACAACAGTTCCCACCCAACCCACTCGCCAAGAAGTTGCCCAACTGACGCGATCGATTCTCGTTGTCGATGATGCCGCTCTGATGCGGCGACGACTCGAAGCGAGCTTGACAGCTTACGGTTACGCGGTCAGCACTTGTGCGGACGGACAAGAAGCTTGGAACTGGCTGCAAACCCATCCCGCTCCGGCTATGCTAATCACAGACATCGAAATGCCCAACATGGATGGCTTTACGCTTATCGACCGCGCGCGACGCATCGGTATAACTATTCCTATCATAGTTGTATCCTCCCGACTGGCAGAAGAGTGGAGCCAAGAAGCCCGCCGCGTTGGAGCAACTGACTATCTAACTAAAGGGTTTTCTACCGCTGAACTGATTAACAAAGTCAAAAGTCTCTTGGACAGTAGCGATCGCGCCGAATCAAAAAATCTATAA
- a CDS encoding methyl-accepting chemotaxis protein → MTTTPSNLPRQIAENLTQLLSSWQFCSNSIGTRLFLYVLGSAAIGLAALSYSFYQTLVRGAQAEIQNSLSTQVKSVEAQLAPVEQQVRSLSGAANVLHRQGIKTPSAYEQLAFSALRQGSKLLTGIGLGQTPRAIVPDRQWFFPFYYFDKKVAGQKGKRLPAPDGDVIYSELFADDNYPNQDYYATPVASGKASWFEPYGSYGALIATYAAPIFDRQQKIIGVVNADVDFVDVTQQIANTKVTRNAGYFTILSAQGRIVAYPPAPPIPPKNLQPGPSAETVPELKPVWSSVRQGLASQTSGLLAIEGKYWAYQKIPSTGWVMLAAFPQGAIVTPAILTSIGAALIVTTLLGIVVLLFVRNLNRRLQPILDECNKLAADAQTQAKLQGQDEIGRLSASFFNLLAQLEANQAQIRQEASLRVQIQERQRQALEAESQVLQEDVGQLLEVVAAVEEGDLTVQAPVSDRVTGLVADTFNRLVEQLARIMAVVSSTAQQVTQSAETLEQFAVQTVSQVRLQTRSVEAMQALLQNIRNLTRDNAKQTQTANKSIQQAQEALVRGQGQMTQLTAEIDTLDRGTVQIVRRMQTLSDFVQLAVQFAKDQKRIASMTRVLALNAALLSTRATEQQDPDQFASIAREFEAVAAQVNDLAVQTSQSLIILQQRTEQIQTVVSGLNQDAEEIERIVKDFATGVEQSRQAFDEIRTATVQVARVGQQVTQSSQAIADAARDTLKSIREIAALASDTERQASITREQSEAMGQLAGNLDELVRFFRIAPEQMQTGSAAKILRSANDSGSPSNGTQPDPMNNENKKVTSSRRKS, encoded by the coding sequence ATGACCACAACGCCATCCAATCTACCCAGGCAAATCGCCGAGAACTTGACTCAACTTTTGAGTTCTTGGCAATTCTGCTCGAATTCAATTGGGACGCGGTTGTTTCTTTACGTGTTGGGAAGTGCTGCCATCGGCTTAGCCGCCTTGTCTTACTCGTTTTACCAAACCCTCGTTCGAGGCGCACAAGCCGAGATTCAGAATAGCCTGAGCACTCAAGTTAAATCGGTAGAAGCTCAACTGGCTCCTGTAGAGCAGCAAGTTCGCAGCTTGAGCGGAGCCGCGAACGTTCTCCATCGCCAGGGGATAAAAACCCCCTCGGCTTACGAGCAACTCGCCTTCTCTGCCCTGCGACAGGGATCGAAACTGCTGACGGGGATTGGTTTGGGTCAAACTCCCAGAGCGATCGTCCCGGATCGTCAGTGGTTTTTCCCCTTCTATTATTTTGACAAAAAAGTAGCAGGACAAAAAGGAAAGCGCCTCCCAGCTCCCGATGGGGATGTCATCTACTCCGAGCTGTTTGCCGATGACAACTACCCCAACCAAGATTATTACGCCACTCCGGTCGCGAGCGGCAAAGCTTCTTGGTTTGAACCCTATGGCAGTTATGGCGCTCTGATTGCCACTTATGCTGCCCCCATCTTCGATCGACAGCAGAAAATTATCGGAGTTGTCAATGCAGATGTCGATTTCGTCGATGTAACCCAGCAAATTGCCAACACAAAAGTGACACGAAATGCGGGATACTTTACAATTTTGTCGGCGCAGGGACGAATCGTTGCCTATCCCCCAGCGCCGCCCATTCCTCCCAAAAACTTGCAACCAGGACCGAGTGCCGAGACGGTGCCAGAACTAAAGCCAGTTTGGTCGTCAGTCCGACAGGGATTGGCTAGCCAGACCTCTGGACTGCTCGCGATCGAAGGCAAATATTGGGCGTATCAAAAGATTCCCAGTACGGGCTGGGTGATGCTGGCGGCCTTTCCCCAAGGAGCGATCGTCACTCCCGCAATTTTAACCAGCATCGGTGCGGCATTAATTGTGACGACCTTGTTGGGAATTGTGGTCTTGCTATTCGTTCGGAATTTGAACCGTCGCTTGCAGCCGATTTTGGATGAGTGCAACAAACTGGCAGCAGACGCTCAAACCCAAGCCAAGCTGCAAGGGCAGGACGAGATCGGACGACTGTCTGCGTCTTTCTTTAACCTGCTCGCACAGCTTGAAGCTAACCAAGCACAGATTCGTCAAGAAGCCAGCTTGAGAGTACAAATACAGGAACGGCAGCGACAGGCGCTCGAAGCTGAAAGCCAGGTATTGCAAGAGGATGTCGGACAACTGCTAGAGGTGGTAGCGGCAGTAGAAGAGGGCGATTTGACCGTGCAAGCACCAGTAAGCGATCGCGTCACGGGACTGGTAGCCGATACCTTTAATCGCCTAGTCGAACAACTCGCCCGCATCATGGCAGTGGTATCGTCTACGGCGCAGCAGGTTACTCAAAGCGCCGAAACCCTAGAGCAGTTTGCCGTACAGACAGTAAGTCAGGTACGATTACAAACCCGCTCAGTGGAAGCCATGCAAGCGCTGCTCCAAAATATTCGCAATCTGACCCGCGATAACGCCAAACAAACCCAAACTGCTAATAAGTCGATACAGCAGGCGCAGGAGGCTCTGGTTCGAGGTCAGGGGCAAATGACCCAGTTGACTGCCGAGATCGATACCCTCGACCGAGGAACGGTTCAGATTGTCCGGCGGATGCAAACCCTGAGCGACTTCGTACAACTTGCCGTACAATTTGCTAAAGATCAGAAACGCATCGCTTCGATGACGCGGGTGTTGGCACTCAACGCCGCGCTGCTCTCGACGCGAGCAACCGAACAGCAAGACCCGGATCAATTTGCTAGCATCGCCAGAGAGTTTGAAGCAGTTGCCGCTCAGGTAAACGATCTAGCCGTGCAAACCAGCCAAAGTTTAATCATACTGCAACAGCGAACCGAACAAATTCAGACGGTTGTGTCCGGGCTTAACCAGGATGCAGAAGAGATCGAGCGCATCGTCAAGGACTTCGCAACGGGAGTCGAACAATCCCGTCAGGCGTTTGATGAGATTAGAACCGCGACGGTGCAGGTAGCGCGAGTGGGGCAACAAGTGACCCAATCGAGTCAGGCGATCGCCGATGCGGCGCGGGACACCTTAAAATCGATCCGGGAGATTGCCGCACTCGCGTCCGATACAGAACGGCAAGCTAGCATCACTCGCGAGCAGTCAGAAGCAATGGGACAACTCGCCGGCAATCTGGATGAACTGGTGCGGTTTTTCCGCATTGCGCCAGAGCAAATGCAAACTGGCTCGGCTGCCAAAATCCTGCGTTCGGCTAATGATAGCGGCAGTCCGAGTAATGGTACGCAACCCGATCCGATGAATAATGAAAATAAGAAAGTAACCTCCTCGAGGAGAAAATCTTAA
- a CDS encoding cache domain-containing protein, which translates to MTAQSAKDRRSGRDRTPAAGRISHSALKASIARRAKGRLGIRLKATALATVFGGLPVLVVGAIAYWVADRSIVQKIAEEKITESTQLSDRLSRFLEDRIANLKTAVRVAELTGGTNFSSAPSERARTAARQKLEKELSHFTQDYPVYSNISLYDLQGNPIARSLGSAREPNQKNFPYFQQVIKKGIPVISEPIATKVGDSQRWAIYLGAPIKNDGDRVSAAIVAKIPVEFVGNAILRTSGLSEHTTYRLIDSSGRIFQTLNPQNKQANSAIGSKIAEKTALFAPVNAQRRNQAWIDGNSWGEQLYAYSPVLNVSGLSWSVVTATDSTIAFAPQRNLLQAIGIGTVLTALVTAVLGAFIANRVTLPVLQATSAVEKIGEGNLGIRVPVRGNDELAVLGDNINRMASQIQNLLGTLRQNTDRLSLQNRVLAELARNQGILLGDVKIAATAFTKATAETLGVELASIWLYNSDRSKLVCLDLYELTPQQHSDGMKLKIVDFPRYFQSLERDAFIVANDVNTHPALEEFSDSYLTPLGIQSRLDVPIQITAQTVGIVCCEQVGSPRQWLPEEQTFVGSIANLVSLALENQTTQEEVGHLLDIVSSVEEGDLTARANVSDRATGLVADTFNRLLEQLGQILAQVSGTAQRVTQTSQQLDESSRTVALNAQQQAEGVTKVLNLTKWVQNSARHSANQIALANQSLGKVRTTVEQGQLAIDTLTQGIRTLQAGAERVVRRTKDLDEFVTLTDGFVQEQSQLAELIQSLAMGATLLAARATAQQDPRQMMVLAKEFETIANQIKDLAQQTDKNLSSLEKRTDRIKKAVSSIERDLQGIDGLVDGLTLGVEKSAEAFESIQSATEKAIQIGATVGRSNQQIVQTARSTATAMGNIARLADRTAQLTQTTLIQSERMQQSSEQLLQRIQFLRLPAEATERVDLSEERENALDITPKTPT; encoded by the coding sequence ATGACAGCTCAATCTGCTAAAGATAGGCGTTCCGGACGCGATCGCACTCCAGCTGCCGGGAGAATTTCTCACTCGGCGTTGAAGGCTTCGATCGCTCGTCGTGCTAAGGGACGGTTGGGGATCCGCCTCAAAGCTACGGCTCTGGCAACAGTTTTTGGGGGATTGCCCGTGTTAGTAGTCGGCGCTATTGCTTACTGGGTCGCCGATCGCTCGATCGTTCAAAAAATTGCCGAAGAGAAAATTACCGAATCTACCCAGCTATCCGACCGCCTCAGCCGTTTCTTGGAAGACCGCATCGCCAACCTCAAAACGGCTGTCAGGGTTGCCGAACTGACCGGGGGGACAAACTTTTCAAGCGCTCCCAGCGAGCGGGCGCGGACGGCAGCTCGACAGAAGCTAGAGAAAGAGCTGAGTCATTTTACTCAAGACTATCCCGTCTATTCTAATATTTCTCTATACGACCTTCAAGGCAATCCGATCGCCCGCTCGCTAGGTTCTGCCAGGGAACCGAATCAGAAAAACTTTCCCTACTTTCAGCAGGTAATTAAGAAAGGAATTCCGGTCATCAGCGAGCCAATTGCTACGAAAGTGGGGGATTCTCAACGGTGGGCGATTTATCTTGGCGCTCCTATCAAAAACGATGGCGATCGCGTCAGCGCCGCGATCGTTGCCAAAATCCCCGTAGAATTTGTCGGCAATGCCATTTTGAGAACGTCGGGTTTATCCGAGCATACGACCTATCGCTTGATCGACAGCTCCGGGCGAATCTTTCAAACCCTTAACCCACAAAACAAGCAAGCCAATAGCGCGATCGGCAGTAAAATCGCCGAGAAGACGGCATTGTTTGCACCAGTTAACGCTCAACGGCGCAATCAAGCTTGGATTGATGGCAACTCCTGGGGCGAGCAATTGTACGCCTATAGCCCCGTTCTCAATGTGAGTGGTTTGAGTTGGAGCGTAGTGACTGCAACCGATAGCACCATTGCTTTTGCCCCTCAGCGAAATTTGCTACAAGCCATCGGCATCGGTACGGTTTTGACGGCTTTGGTAACGGCGGTTTTAGGAGCTTTCATCGCCAATCGAGTGACTCTCCCCGTCTTGCAGGCAACTTCAGCCGTCGAGAAAATCGGTGAAGGGAACCTGGGTATTCGAGTTCCAGTGCGAGGCAATGATGAGTTAGCCGTTTTGGGAGATAATATCAACCGTATGGCAAGTCAAATTCAGAATTTACTGGGGACATTGCGCCAAAATACCGATCGCTTGAGTCTACAAAATCGCGTGTTAGCCGAACTAGCGAGAAATCAAGGGATATTGTTAGGAGATGTCAAAATAGCTGCTACTGCATTCACGAAAGCCACTGCCGAAACCCTGGGAGTAGAACTGGCGAGTATCTGGCTCTACAATAGCGATCGCAGTAAACTTGTCTGTTTAGACCTCTACGAGCTTACCCCCCAGCAGCATTCAGACGGGATGAAACTAAAGATAGTTGATTTTCCAAGATATTTTCAGTCCCTCGAACGAGATGCCTTTATCGTTGCCAATGACGTCAATACCCATCCCGCCCTGGAAGAGTTTTCGGATTCCTACCTCACTCCTCTGGGCATTCAGTCAAGGTTAGACGTGCCCATTCAAATTACCGCTCAGACAGTGGGAATCGTTTGTTGCGAACAGGTTGGCTCGCCTCGACAGTGGCTCCCAGAGGAGCAAACCTTTGTCGGCTCGATCGCCAACCTAGTATCTCTAGCGCTGGAAAATCAGACGACCCAGGAAGAAGTGGGTCACTTGCTCGATATCGTATCTTCAGTAGAAGAGGGAGATCTGACCGCTCGTGCCAATGTCAGCGATCGCGCGACGGGATTGGTTGCCGATACCTTTAATCGATTGCTCGAACAACTGGGTCAGATCTTAGCCCAGGTATCCGGAACGGCTCAACGAGTAACGCAAACCTCCCAACAGCTCGACGAATCTTCCAGAACTGTCGCCCTCAACGCCCAGCAACAAGCTGAAGGCGTCACTAAGGTCTTGAACCTCACCAAATGGGTGCAAAATTCTGCTCGCCATTCAGCCAACCAAATCGCGCTGGCAAACCAATCCTTGGGAAAAGTACGAACTACCGTCGAGCAAGGGCAGTTAGCCATCGATACCCTTACTCAAGGCATTCGGACGCTACAAGCAGGAGCCGAACGGGTCGTGCGGCGAACCAAAGACTTGGATGAGTTCGTGACCCTGACCGATGGATTCGTGCAAGAGCAAAGCCAGTTGGCAGAACTGATCCAGTCGCTGGCAATGGGAGCAACGCTACTGGCGGCAAGGGCAACGGCACAGCAAGATCCCCGACAAATGATGGTGCTGGCGAAAGAATTTGAAACCATTGCCAACCAGATCAAAGACTTAGCCCAACAAACCGACAAAAACCTCAGCTCCCTCGAAAAACGCACCGATCGCATCAAAAAGGCGGTGTCGTCCATCGAGCGGGATTTGCAAGGAATCGATGGATTAGTAGACGGCTTGACCCTAGGAGTCGAAAAGTCCGCCGAAGCGTTTGAGAGCATCCAGTCTGCCACCGAAAAGGCCATTCAAATTGGAGCAACCGTCGGTCGGTCGAATCAGCAGATCGTACAAACCGCTCGCTCGACAGCAACGGCAATGGGCAATATCGCTCGACTGGCAGATCGAACCGCCCAACTCACCCAAACTACCCTAATCCAATCAGAGCGCATGCAACAAAGTTCTGAACAATTGCTACAAAGAATTCAATTTCTCCGACTGCCCGCCGAGGCAACCGAACGAGTGGACTTGTCCGAGGAGCGAGAAAATGCCCTTGATATTACCCCAAAGACTCCTACCTAA
- a CDS encoding TRAP transporter substrate-binding protein, which produces MKRRRLVNHLAIATASSATLAACRRNQQLLVNTEIGQAERTQIEWRMATSWSDKVETYYQAATRICDRVERLTNGNFKIKPFPAGGIAPAQQILDAVGEGKVECGHTEGIYYVAKSPALSFATSIPFGFNPSQLMAWIYGGGALELLRKAYADYNVIYFPAGTTGPQMGGWFKQKIGSLADLKGLKMRIPGIGGKVAKHIGINAINLPHVEIPAAFEQGDIEAAEFVGPYEDEKLGLNKFAKFYHYPGWHEPGTNHDLLVNLNAWKKLPKDYQEALGVAAFETQVLSQSQCEALNRQALQRLLASGTELVAFEAEILKAAKEAAFELYEENASKDAMFKAVYTSWKGFRKTIFSWNRINELSYDDFVFAQAN; this is translated from the coding sequence ATGAAGCGTAGGCGGCTAGTCAACCATTTAGCGATCGCAACAGCCAGTAGCGCTACTCTCGCTGCTTGTCGCAGAAACCAACAACTCCTGGTCAATACGGAAATTGGGCAAGCCGAGCGAACCCAGATTGAGTGGCGGATGGCAACCAGTTGGTCGGACAAAGTTGAAACGTACTATCAGGCAGCGACCCGGATTTGCGATCGCGTCGAGCGATTGACCAACGGCAATTTCAAAATTAAGCCTTTCCCAGCTGGAGGCATTGCTCCCGCCCAACAAATTCTCGATGCCGTTGGCGAGGGAAAAGTTGAGTGCGGACATACAGAAGGAATTTACTACGTTGCTAAAAGTCCTGCCTTGTCTTTCGCAACCAGCATTCCCTTCGGATTTAACCCCTCTCAACTGATGGCATGGATCTATGGGGGAGGTGCTCTGGAGCTGTTGAGAAAAGCTTACGCTGACTATAATGTTATCTATTTTCCGGCAGGAACGACCGGTCCGCAGATGGGAGGTTGGTTTAAGCAGAAGATCGGCTCGCTTGCCGATCTCAAAGGGTTGAAGATGCGGATACCGGGAATTGGGGGCAAAGTTGCCAAGCACATCGGTATCAATGCCATCAACCTTCCCCACGTGGAAATTCCGGCAGCATTCGAGCAGGGCGACATCGAGGCGGCAGAATTTGTCGGTCCTTATGAAGATGAAAAGCTCGGTCTGAATAAATTTGCCAAGTTTTATCACTATCCGGGCTGGCACGAACCGGGCACTAACCATGATTTGCTCGTCAATTTGAATGCCTGGAAGAAATTGCCCAAGGACTACCAAGAGGCTCTCGGCGTAGCGGCTTTTGAAACCCAGGTTTTGTCCCAATCCCAGTGCGAGGCTCTCAATCGCCAAGCCCTACAGCGCCTGCTGGCAAGCGGAACCGAGCTAGTTGCCTTTGAAGCGGAAATTCTCAAAGCTGCTAAAGAGGCAGCCTTTGAGCTATACGAAGAAAACGCGAGTAAGGACGCAATGTTTAAAGCAGTCTATACCAGCTGGAAGGGTTTCCGCAAAACCATTTTTTCCTGGAATCGCATCAACGAGCTTAGCTATGACGATTTTGTCTTTGCTCAAGCCAATTGA